DNA sequence from the Prolixibacter sp. SD074 genome:
CAGTCGAACGCTTGGCAAAATCGTCAGAAACAGTTGCTCCGGGAAGCTTTTCCAGGAAAAGGTTAGCACGGTAAATACCGCTGTAATAACGTCCCCAGATACTAGCCTGCGGGCCCAATGTCGGGGTCAGGCTGAAATTATCCAGCGCTACCCAGGCAGGCTGGTCTCCGGCGTTGGCACCGCCGGCATAAGTGTCGTCAGAAGCAACATTTGCGAGTGTTTCTTCAGGGATATACCCCTGGAAACCGCCCCATTGCAATACGTCGTATACCGCGACCATTGCATCATACATGTCCTGTTGATTCTGGTAAAAGTTCTCCTCAACCCGTGTGTTGAGCGGCTTCATGTCCAGGTAATCGGAACATGACGTAGAGGACAGGATCACCAGGGAGAAAAGGGCAACTTTGAGAATATTTTGAATTTTCATCTTTCTTGTCATTTTCCTGTTAAGCATTAGAAAGTAAGGTTTACACCCATCATGTAGGTACGCGGCTGCGGATAGATACCACGGTCAATACCTCCATTGATTTCGGGGTCAAAACCTTTGTAACCGGTAATGGTGTAGAGGTTCTGTGCTGAACCATAGATTCTCAGTCTGGAGATATGCAACCAATTGGTGGCCCCCGTCGGCAATGAATAGCCGATCTGTAGGTTTTTGATGCGAAGGTAATCGCCGTTGTGTACATAAACGTCAGACGAACGATAGTTACGGTTGGTATCATTCAACGTCACACGGGCATGCGTATTCGATGTACCCTCACCGGTCCAGCGATTCAATGCATCAGTGGTATAATTGGCATTAGCCAGGTCATAACGGTGCGAAGCGTCATAAATATCGTTTCCGGTTACGCCCTGCAGGAACAGGTTGAAATCCCATCGACGGTAGCTTGCTCCGATATTCAGTCCGTATGTCCAACTTGGAGTCGGGTCACCAATCATGGTGCGGTCCAGGTCGCTGATGGTTCCATCATTGTTTGCATCAACAAAGCGAACATCGCCCGGGACAGCACTTTGACCGTATTTTGAGTTGTAAGCATCGGCTTCTGCCTGGTTCTGCAGGATACCGTTGGTTTTGTAACCGTAGAAATAGTTCATCGGTTTCCCTTCTTCGATGCGGGTAATCTGCATACCCTCTGGTCCCCATACCTGTCCTGTAATGTAACCTGACTGATTACCGATTTTCTGAACCTCATTCTTCAGATAAGAAACCGTCAGTCGGGTATCCAGACTCACCTGACCAATCTTGGCTTTGTAGCTGAATTCACCGTCAAAACCAGTGTTCAACATATCACCCAGGTTAGTTAGCGGGGCCGCATTACCGACCAGTGCAGGGATCGGTGCAGTCACCAACATATCACGGGTTAATTTATGATAATAGTCGAGTGCAAAACGGAATTTATTTTTCAGCAAGCCGATATCCAAACCGATGTCAGTCTGCTCAACTGTTTCCCATTTCAGGTCGGGATTCGAAATTTTCGTGGGACTTGCACCGGGAGTCAGTGTTTGATCAACACCAAAAGTATAACGGCTTCCGCTACCAATCAGCGATGTATAAGCATAATCGTCGATTTGCTGGTTCCCGTTTTGTCCCCAGCTGGCACGAATCTTCAGGAAATTAACGACGCTGCTGTTAGCCATGAAATCTTCCTGCGAAAGCACCCATCCGGCAGAGAATGAGGGAAATACTGCATAACGGTTGTTCGGCCCGAACTTCGATGAACCGTCCATACGAACCGTGCCGGTAAACAGGTACTTGTCTTTGTAGCTGTAGTTCAAACGGCCAAAGTACGACAGCAACGATGAGTGCCATGCATAGCCGTACAGATTTTCACTGGTTTCGTTCTGTGCATAGTCAAAATAATTCATCGTGGGATCGTAGAAGGGCATTCCCTGTTTTGAACCGCCCATGGTATTCCCTTCAGCTTTATAAATGGTATTACCTAACAGAAAAGTAAAATCATGCGTATCATTCCACAGATTATGATAAGTAATTGTGTTTTCCCAGTTGAAGTTCAATGACTTGCTGGAAGCGCGGTGCATACTGTTGTAATCCTGATAATTGGTAGCGTTCAAATAGTGAACCGGAGATGAACTATCGTCACCCCAGAAAGCAATATCAGCACCGAAGGTCGACCGCAACTTGATATTCTTCAGAATCGTCAATTCAGCGTACAGGTTTCCTACGAATTTATCGGAGTAGCCTTTATTATGCTGAATAGCAAGTGCAGCTACCGGGTTCACAATCTCGGAAGTCACATAGGGAGAAATTCCGTAAGGTTGTCCGTTGGTGTTGGTCACTGCATTGGGATAGTTCGCCAGCAATGCAGAAGCAGCCGTTGAATCGGTTACCACGACCGGGGTAATCGGATCCATGTTGAGTGCGCGGCCCAGCGGGGATCCCCACTCAGTATTCTCTTGTACTCCTTCGCTTTTCGTGCGGGAATAACCAAAGTTGTGACCAAATTTGAAGATTTTGGAAACATTGTGGTCAGCATTAAAACGAAGAGTCAAACGCTCGTAATTAGAATGTCCCTTGGCAACAATACCCACTTGTTTAAAGTAAGAAATGGAAGTCAGGTATTTCGACCTGTCGTTTCCACCCGATATAGTCACCTGATGATTTTGGATAGGGGCATCGTAGTTAAACACCTCATCCTGCCAGTCAGTACCTTTTCCATAAGAATATGGATCCGAAAAAATCGGCTGGCCGCCACCATTCACAGAGGCTTCGTTCATAATCACCGCGTACTGGGTTGCATCCAGAAGCGACAATTTCTTCCAGGGATTCTGCACACCATAATAACCATCGTATGAAACCCTCATTTTGCCGGCTTTACCATTTTTGGTCGTAATCAGTACAACACCATTCGCACCGCGCGAACCGTAAATAGCAGCAGAAGCGGCATCTTTCAGCACCTCGATGGATTCAATATCACCGGGGTTCAGGTAATCAATTCCCCCGTCAACCGGAACACCGTCGACAACATACAAAGGCTGTGTACCTGAGTTAATGGATGAAGTACCGCGGACTTTCACGTCCAGCCCGGCACCGGGTTGACCAGAGTTGCTGGTAATAATAACACCGGCGGTACGTCCTTGAAGGGCTTGTTCGGTCCGAAGATTAGCTGTTTTATTAATATCAGAAGAGTTTACCTTGGCAATGGCACCGGTTACAACACTTTTCTTTTGTGTACCATATCCAACAACCACTACTTCATCGACGTCCAACGTTTCATTTTGCATGCTGACGTTGATTTCCGATTGTCCCTGAACAGGAACTTCCTGTGTTTTCAATCCGATAAACGAAAACACAAGGGTGGCGTTGTCGCCCACCTTAATAAAATAGTTACCGTTAACATCGGTGATGGTTCCTGTTGTGGTACCTTTTACCGAAATACTAACGCCCGGAACCGGCGAACCATCTTCAGCGCTGGTCACCGTTCCCTGTACATTTCGTTCCTGCGCAAATCCCATTGTTGCCAAAAGGACCAGAAACGTTAACATAAAGACTTTTTTCATAGAGTAGGATCAAAGTTTAAAACAACATCGATTTAACATTGACTTTACAAATACAGTCACAAAAAAAGTCTTCATATAGTGCCCGAAAGAATTTTACCCCCCAACAAAAACTCATCAAACACTTTTTAACAATACATCATTTTTTCATCATATATTTATTAATGCTCTAATTTTAAGATTATTAAAACTCAAAAATGGCAATATCACACACTGGTTTTGACTACATCAAATAGAAAAACAGGGAAGGTTGACAGAGGTATGACCAATATTAAGCAAATGTGAACTACCAGTATTGTAAGAAACAGGGGCTTTTTGTGCAGAATACAAGCAAAAACACTCTCCATCAGCAAATCCAGATAAAGCGTATTGAACAGGAAAGAAATATATTGTACTACAACGAGAAGACGCAAAGGGAAAGAGGCGTATTTTTCTAGCAATATTCTAAAAACGAAGAATAAAGTCGGTGAGATTATCGTGACGTTGCAAGCCCAGTTTTTTACGTAACCGGTATCGACTAATTTCAACTCCCCTGACGGAAATATTCATCAAGGCGGCAATTTCCTTGCTGGAAACATTCATCCGCAGATAAGCACATAATTTAAGCTCTTTAGGAGAAAGCTCAGGAAATTGCTCTTTTATCCGCGTCAGGAAATCTTCATGGACAGTTTCGAAATGCGTTTCAAACACCTGCCATTGCTTTTCGTTGTCTACCTGGCGGTCGATGCGTCTCAAAATACTCCTTAGCCGGGCCTGTAGATTTTCATCTATTACATTCTCCGTCGCATTCTTGAGATCGTTTTTGATTTTGATGAGCATCTTGTTCTTCTGAATCATCTCCATTGAAGCATTTGCCAACTCTTTTTCTTTATGAACCATTTCATTGCGCAACTTATCGTTCCGTAACCGGATGATTTCTTTATCAGCTTCCAACTGTTTTCGTCCCAGTTCTTCCTCCCGCCGGGCATAAAGTTCCCGTTGCCGTTTAGCCTCTTTCTCTTTAGAACGTTTCATTTTCAATCGAACAACATGATAAACGCCCCAAACAAGCAGCAAAAACAAGAAACCGTAGACAAGATAAGCCCACACACTTCGGTGCCACGGAGGTAATATCGTAAAGCGATACGTAGCCGGATCACTCTCAACTCCGTAACGGTTGATCCCCCGTACCATGAAAGTGTAGTCTCCCTCCGGCAGGTTGGTGTAATCGCGCATGGTACGCCCCGACCAATTATTCCAGTCATCATCAAATCCCTCTAACTTCAATTGGTAAGTCACATGCCCGATGTTTTCCATGTCGGCAGCTGCGAAATAAAAACGAAGGTCATTTTCCCGGTAGGGAATAGATGGGACCTGCTTTTGCGCCCCGTTACCGTAAAAAATCACCGAATCGGTTTTAATAACCGACACTTTACTAATCAACGTATAAAACTTGTTGTTCCACGATTTAATGAAACTTGGGTCGTAATGAGCAACGCCGTCGTCATAGCCAATAAAAACATCCTGCTCATCGACCGGCAAAACAAATTCGAAAGTAGGAAGAAACCTTCCCGACAAACTCCGAAAAGGCATTTCAACACTACGGTAAGTTCCGTCAGGCTGCTTCTGCATCACACCCGCCTGATTATTCCGGAAATACCAGATGTTACCACGTTTGTCTTCCCGGATGTAGCTTAATCCGGTTAATTTCCCAAATAACCCGGAATAGGTTTGACTTTTACGAAAGCTGTTCGTACCGGGAAAATATTGATATACGCCATCGGTAGTCAGGAAAACCAAGCTCCCTTTCAACCGATAAATTCCCACGTTGGTGGCTTGAGGCAGTCCCTCTTTCTTTCCATACAACTCAGTACGAATGACATGTGTATAATCATCGCTGATTTCTATCCGGAAAACCCCCCGATAACCGTGTTCCATCCAGATATTTCCCTTGTCATCAAACTCGAACTGCCGTGATGACTCTTTGAAACCCTCAATTTCGTTTACGTATTTCCAGCCTTGCCGACCTTTCTTAAAAAGCGACAAACCATTATAATGCCCCCCGATCAGCAGCTCAGGATGCCCCGGGACTTGCTTAAACCCCCAATATCCGATAACAGACGAAATCTGTTGCGGCTTTCCGTTCGTTATTTGAAACGCTCCAGCATTGTGCCCAACTAGCAAAATGTTGTCGAATACGCCCAACGACCAAGCCTGGCCACGGGTTGCATTCATCATGGCAAATCGTCCCAAACGCTTAATTTTCTCATTCGAATCCCAGCCGTGGTACACCACTCCCTGATTAGTCGCCAGAAATATTTTACCCTTATAAATTGCTGCAGAATAAGTCGCACCGACACCGTTGTTAAAACCGATGAGCGAAAGCGGAGAGTTAATTTTTATCTGGGAAATACCATTATCGAGCCCAAGCCAGAGATTGTGATCGTTATCGACGAAAGCAGAGAGAACCGTATTGTTTTGTAATCCCTCCTCCCGACTAATATCCTGAATAATATTCCCTTTCGAATCGGTAATAAGTACTCCATGAGAAATGGTCCCAAAAGCATAGTGGCCGCCGTCAATTTGGGCTATCCCCATTACACGGTTTGCCTTCAAAAGCTTGTCAGCAGGAGTATTCCAAGGCATCATCTCTTTGCCGTTATACAAAAAAACGCCTTTATTCTGTGTCGCAACCATATACCGGTTTCCAGAAAACGGTAATATTCCCCAGATTTCCTGACCAATTATTTTTTCCATCCCGGGAAGCGTAACCAGCCGTCCGTTAACCAGCTCCTGTAATCCCTTTGCTCGATTGTCGATCCAAAATCGGTCATTCACTTTAAAAGAAAAATGGAACAGCTCATCGTTCCCCGCATGCAAAATCCGGAACGCTTTGCCATCCCAAATCATAAGGCTGGTATATGACTGAAAAACCAATTGGCCTTTATATTTGTATATACGCCAAACCTCGCCGAAGTTTTTTTCGTTATCCGGAAGATGAAAAGACATAGAATGATAAGTCATGCATCCCTGCTGGTCAGGATGAAAATAACCAAATTCGTTGAAGCCGCCGACGTAAACCCGGTTTTCATCGCCAATCAACAACGAGCGTACAATGGATGAATTGGGTAAGGGATAGGTGTTCCAATTGACGCCATCGAACTGTAAAAGCCCGTTATTATTGGCAAAATAAAGCTTACCGTCCCTCCCCTGGGCGATAGCCCAGCTTTGCGTGCCGGCGTTATATTCCTGCTTGGTGAAATTTTTAATAACGGGCAGACCAATACTCTTTATCGCTCCCTGAAGCGATTCACCAAAAAATAAAAGCAATACGAAAAAAACGGATATTATCCTTTTATCCATCATAAGCCTCCCATTATTCCCGGTCTTTATATCCGGGTATATCAAATCACTTATTCGAAAAGGCCTTCGTCTCTCACCAACATCAGAATCGCTGAGTGCGGGAGAATAACATACTTTTCCTGGTTAAATTCGATTTCGTAACCCGATTGACTAAGATAGATGGCTAAATCACCAGCTTGCGCCTGAAGAGGAACATATTTTACCTCTTCTTTTTTATCCTTCCACGGCTCATCTTCGTCGGCCATAGCCGGAATAGGAAATCCCGGACCAACTTTAATGATGTAACCGGTTTGTACTTTTTCTTTCTCTACAGCAGTAGGGGGAAGATATAACCCGGATTTTGTCTGCGTATTCGGATTCTTTGGCTTTACCAATACCCGATCTCCTACCAGGATAAATTTCGCAATATCCTTCTTATCAATATCCAGCGTCATGTCAGCTAAATCGTTTGTTGGCACAAATATACTATTTTGTCAGGAACTAACTTCTGAGGTCCAGTATAGATACCTGGGCCATAAAATACAGGGTGAATTTAGATGAAGGGCAATGGAAAAACAAAAAGCCCCGCATCAATGCGAGGCCCAACTCAGAAATAAATGCGGAGAGTGAGGGATTCGAACCCCCGGTACCCCGAAGGGTACAACAGATTTCGAGTCTGCCCCGTTCGACCACTCCGGCAACTCTCCAAAAGCGGTGACAAAGTTAAGAATATTCGACAATATCAAACAATCTCGTCTCAAAAAAGCCAGTAATAGAGACAAGCATAACCCATCTTTTAAAAAACGTTGAAATCAGTAGAAACCTGAAAACGGAAAGCTCATAAAAAAACAAGTAATTTTCATCACTGCTACGTGGAAAGACCGTTATTTCACAACAAATATCACCGCTAACGGAATCCATCAAAGAAATTTTCCGAACTGGTAATGGCCCCTCGTCCAGTCATACGATGGGACCAAAAAAAGCCGCCAAACGTTTTCTGTCCAAAACACCTGGCGCCTCAAGTTATCAGGTTACGTTATACGGAAGCCTGGCTGCCACTGGCAGGGGCCACCCAACCGATGTGCCATACAGAAAGCGTTGGGTGCTGACAGAATAACCATTCTGTGGAAACCGGGAGCATTTTTAAAACGTCATCCTAACGCACTAAAGCCGTACGTTTCACATACCAAAACGAATCAAACAACAGCTAGAACAATCACGGGCCGGAATCTATGACAGGAATTCCGGCTCTTTTTTTATCTCTTCTAAACTCGTATCAATCAATAAATTTGGCCTCCACCAGTACGGGAAGATGATCAGACGGATAGCGTTGCTCCTTTGAATCGGAGAGAACGCCATAACGCAACACCCTCACCTTATCGGTGACAAAAATATAGTCGATCCGGTCCTTCAACGGTGAGTTGAAATCAAATCCCTCGAACGTGCCAACCGGACCGTAAGGTGGCGAAAGTGTCGCCAGGCGCGAGTCTTTCCACTGACTGCGAATTAAGCCAATCGCATTGGCTTCGGGGGCCAGGTTAAAATCTCCGGTCAGAAAAACCGGTAACCGGCCGCCTCCAAGTTCCTGCACTTTTTTGTAAATCAGTTTCGCCGATTCTTCCCGGGCTTTTCCCCCGACATGATCGAAATGAGTGGTAAAAACGAAAAAGGACTGGTTGTTCTCCTGATCCCTCAGCTTGGCCCAGGAACAAATCCTTACGCACGCTGCATCCCATCCCAATCCAGGCTTATCGGGAGTTTCCGACAACCAAAAGTGTCCCTGCTCCTGCAACCGGTAACGGCGGGTATCGTAAAAAATTGCTGAATATTCGCCGGCTTCTTTGCCATCATCACGACCAACACCCACGTAATCAAAAGTCTGCATGCCCTTTTTCAAATCGACAATCTGATCGTGCAAAGCCTCCTGCACACAAAAAACGTCTGCTTTATGAAATTTAAAAAGAGCAATAACATCCGCTTTCCGGTTGGGCCAGGCATTCACTCCGTCATCGGGATTATTATACCGGATATTGTAAGTGATGATGTTCATTGTTTCCTGCCCAAAAACCGGTATGGTCAGAAAAAGAAAAAGAAAGTAAGTCAGGAGTTTTCGCATGATAAAATGGATTTTTGTTAGGATACCATACAATGATCGCTGTTTTTCTCCATTTTTCATAATGCTTTAAGGACTAAAATCAATATTGATCTCCCCATAAAAAGAGGCTGTCTCCGTTTCCGGGAAACTGCCTCTTGCCTGTTTTGATGCTTTTCTACTTAGTTGTCGCAAAAATCGTAAAGGGAACCGCCTTTTTTGTAGTTCGGACTCTTGTCGATGGTATGAATCTGCGCCTTTTTATCCCAAATGATGTAGTTGTAAGCAAAATCGACAATGTCACCCACCGATTGGGTCATAGGCAATCCCGACATTTCGTGGCCTGCGCCGCAGCGGGTTTCCAGCCAGTAAGTTTTCCCCAGTTTACGCAAGCGGTTGGCAATGGTATACGAACCATCCAGCATCATGTAACCCGGGCTGTCGACGCTACAGTAGTGATGCGGTGCGGTAGTATAAGGCACGAGCTTATCAGCCGTTCCGTGAAACATCATTGTTGGAATGGCTGTTTCGTCCGTAATGTTGGCAGCATTCACCATAGCGCCTGCAAAAGAAATCACTCCCGCATAACGGAATCCGGTAGGCAATTCCTGTTTCCCTTCCACCCATTGCGTAACCGGACGGTATGCAGCATTCAAAACGGTTTCGGCACCCGCACTACTTCCCGAAATAATAATGCGGCTGGTATCGATACCGAATTTTGCGTTATTCTTCAGCATAAAAGCCGTAGCGCTGCGCAAATCACTCACCGCCTTCCGGAAGGTTTCCATCTTTTTATCGGCCGGGACTTCGCAACCAAAACCGTCTTGCTTCCGGGTTAACCGGTACGAAATAGAGGCGGTTACATACCCCTTCTTTGCCAAATGGGTGCAAAGATTCACATCGCTTTTGCCATCGCGGCTTCCGCCGGAAAATCCGCCGCCATGAACATGGATCCAGGCCGCCCGGTCAGTCGTTTTATCCCCTTCCGGGAAATAGATATCCATTTTCAATTCCTGGCCGTCTTTCACGGCATAGGTGTACGTTTGCCTGGTGTAATTCGTTGCAATTTCATCTTTGTAGCGGGTTTGCGCCGATACAACGACCGCGACGAACAACGCCAGCAAGGTCAGTATTCTTTTTTCCATGCTTTAATAATTTATCTGATTTATGATTGGATTCAACGTTTCTCAATGCGGATACCGCTTAACACCGGTTTTCCCTGCACGGGATGAAATTCGGCCGAAAGGCCTTTTTTTGTATCGACTACAAAAGTCTTCTTTACTGCCCTCAAAGCGCCATAATCGCGGGCCATGTTAAAATGGCTGAGTTGCTTCTCTCCGTTTATCGAAATGCCAAAACTCCGTGCATCGGCATTGATTTGCTCCTTCTCATTCGTCAGGTTATAAATCAACTGAGGCTGACCGGCATTGGAATTAGGTTCGGCAAATAATAATGTTACCCGGTAACAACCTTCCGCCACATCGAACCGATAGCTCTTCAATCCTTCGCGCATGGTTTGATAAAGCGGATCATCGTCCGTCCCTTTGATATTCGATTGTGTACTTAACGCCTTCCAGGAAACGGAATGATAAACATCGCCCCCCACATAACCAAAACTGCCCGGTTGATAGGGCTGGTCAGGAACCCAGTTCTCACCGGTCAACTCATCACGAAAATTGCAATTGCTGCCCACATTCACCCGAATGGTGTGGAACTCGCCCGCTGTCAGCTTGTGCGGAATCATACGAACGTTCACAATAAGCGAATCCTCCGCCATATCGGTTACAGCCAAAAGCTTATTCGGACCTGAAACAAACGGAACGTCCATCTTCACAATACCGTCGACCGGTTTCTGTGAATTGATCCACTCTCCGTTTCGGTACAGTGTTACCTGACCGGAATTGGTAAACATCCAAACCTGATGCATCGACTTTCCGTTTTCATCGGCCACATTAGTCCGGCTGGCATAATTGGTTCCGGCAATAGCTACCCGCGGCAACCTATCGTTCATCACCTGATAATAGTGATACACATCTTTCGGAGTACGGTTATATGTCGCCAGGCCTTTCTGGTTGACGTGCGGAATGGCATCGGCGCGTCCTTCGGAGCCAAAATCGGCAAAAATCCAGGCAGCCATGCCCATCACAAACGGTCGTTCATCCACCTGGAAACGGTAACTGGCATGTGACAGAAACTGATACTCTTCCGAGTAATCCCAGACCTCCGGATGATCGGCATGCAGCCGGGCATCGCTTCCGGGGCCATATTCCGAAAGCATAATACAGCGTTTGGGATGTTCAGCATGCTGTTTATCCAGAAAAGCGCCTAAATCGGCGTACTTGCCGCCATACCAGCCCATGTACAGGTTCCAGCCAATCACCTGCGGAATATCGGCAATTCCCGATTCATTGTAAATCAGATGCTGGTGCAAGGCCATTACGGTTAACCGCCCGGACGCTTCTTTTCGGGTCAGCGAATCGAGCTGACGGGCCAGCTTTACTGTATTTTCAATCATCCGGTTACGAACACTGTCTGAAAGTTGCTTCGCATATGCCAACTTAATCAGCACTTCATTCATATAACCATACATCACCACCGAAGGATGATTGTAGGTTTGATGAATGTGTTCCCGTTGCATATTCAGACAGTTCTCCCTGAACTCCTTCGATTCAGTAATTTCATTCACTACCGGAATTTCACTCCAAACCAAAATACCTAATCTATCGCATTCGCGATACACTTCCGGCGCCTGCGGATAGTGAGCCAACCGAACGAAGTTGGCCCCCATTTCCTTTATCAGTTCAAAATCTTTTTTGTGCAAATCATTGGGTAAGGCATTTCCCAATCCCGGATAATCCTGGTGGCGGTTCAATCCATGCAGTTTTAAAGGTTTCCCGTTCAGGAAAAAGCCTAAATCCGGATCGGCCCTGAACCAACGGAAACCCAGCGGACTCTCCGCCCGGTCGAGCACATCATCGCTCCGGTAAAACTGCAACGTGGTTTTTACCGTGTATAAGTTCGGTTCGTCGGGCGACCAAAGCTGCGGCTGGTCCAGCGGTTTCGACAGCATTTCAAAATCGCGGTCGCTGTTCCGCCTCACCGTAAAAACCTTGTTCAGCACTTCCACGCGCTTCCCTTCCGGGGAAAAAATCTCGGAACGGACCAACAGTCGATTGGTTTTTCCTGTCTCGTTTCGAACGGTTCCCCGGACCTTCACCTGAGCCGATTCAGCAGAAACCTGCGGCGTACTCACATAAACCGCAGGAGTCGCGTATTTCGCGAAAGCAAAATGAACCGGGTTTTCCACTTTGAGCCACACATCACGGTAAATGCCACCGTAAAAGGTAAAATCGGCGCTCAGCGGCGGAATCTCCGGATCGGGTGCATTGCTCACTTCCACGCGCAAATCATTTTCCGAACCGTAGTGCACATACGGTGAAATATCGAAGCTGAAAGCTGTGTAACCACCCTTATGTTCGCCAACTTTCTTTCCGTTCAAATAGACAGTCGCTATTTTGTTTACGCCTTCGAAATCAAGGAAAAGCTTCTGTCCTTTCCAACCGGCATCCACATAGAGGTTGCGCCGGTACCAGCCGGTTCCCCGGTAATAGCCCTGTTCATCGTCAAACGCATCTTTCGCGTTCCAGGAATGCGGAATATCGGCCGCTTTCCATTGTGTACTGTCGGGATGATCGGCTCGCTGAAAAAACCAGCCGTTGTTTAAGCTTGTTTTGATGATGGGGGCGGCCCAAACAGAGGCGGTCAGAAACAGGAAAAAAGTTAGACCTAGCAATCGTCGGCTCATAATTTACGGCAATTTTATTGAAGGTTTGAATTTAGCAAGAACAGGTTTTCCCAGCAAGATAATTTAACCGTAATGATTACGGTAAATCCTGCACAGCAAGAAATACCCAACCCATCAGATAAACTATATGAAAATAAATGTACTATGTAAGTGTCCGAACTTTATTTATCGTTTGTGAAAGTAACCTCGGTGAAAACCGGAAAATGGTCGGATGGAAACCGTTGAAGGTAGCATCAGGACCAAACGGGTTGGTTTCGCTTAGTGCTTTGGATTAGTTAAAGTTCTTGTCTATTTCCTGAATGACACCACTTCCCGGAAGTGAATTTAAATCGCCCATGAAAATAACCGGCAGGTTAGCGCTGTTGATTTCGTCCATCTTTTTCAACAATAATGCTACGCCATATTTACGAGCCAGCTCGCCTTTGTTATCCAAATGGGTATTGAAACCCCAGAACGATCCGTGTGTCAGCTTGTCGTAGAAAAGGCCATACGTGCAAATCCGCAGGTATGCTGCATCCCAGCCTTTCGATACTTTGCCGGGTGTATCCGACAACCAGAAAGTATGATGAACCAAGACTTTAAATCGGTTAGCGTTGTAAAAAACCGCTGTATGTTCTCCTTTATTGCCACCTTCACGTCCCTGCCCAATCGACTGGTAACCTTTCAGTTCCTCATTCAAATATTCAATCTGACCGGGCAATCCTTCCTGCGTGCCGAAAATATCGGGTGCATAGAAATTGAGCTGGTCGACCATAAAATTCTTCCGGTTTTCCCACGAATTCGGCCCGTCAGAAGCCAGGGCCAACCGAAGATTATAGGTCATCAATTTAAGGTTCTGGGCCTGTGTTGCCTGAATAAAACAGAAAGCCAGAATCAGAAAAAACAGCTTCTTCATGCTTATATCTTATTGTTTATTAATCGATTCAAAATACTCCTTCTTCTGGATATCATTTCTGATACACTTTTACCCAATCAACAACCATGTCAGTTGGGAAACACTGGTTGTCAACTTTGGGACCTCCCATGTTGCCACCGATAGCAATATTAAAAAT
Encoded proteins:
- a CDS encoding alpha/beta hydrolase, whose product is MEKRILTLLALFVAVVVSAQTRYKDEIATNYTRQTYTYAVKDGQELKMDIYFPEGDKTTDRAAWIHVHGGGFSGGSRDGKSDVNLCTHLAKKGYVTASISYRLTRKQDGFGCEVPADKKMETFRKAVSDLRSATAFMLKNNAKFGIDTSRIIISGSSAGAETVLNAAYRPVTQWVEGKQELPTGFRYAGVISFAGAMVNAANITDETAIPTMMFHGTADKLVPYTTAPHHYCSVDSPGYMMLDGSYTIANRLRKLGKTYWLETRCGAGHEMSGLPMTQSVGDIVDFAYNYIIWDKKAQIHTIDKSPNYKKGGSLYDFCDN
- a CDS encoding glycoside hydrolase family 2 TIM barrel-domain containing protein, which encodes MSRRLLGLTFFLFLTASVWAAPIIKTSLNNGWFFQRADHPDSTQWKAADIPHSWNAKDAFDDEQGYYRGTGWYRRNLYVDAGWKGQKLFLDFEGVNKIATVYLNGKKVGEHKGGYTAFSFDISPYVHYGSENDLRVEVSNAPDPEIPPLSADFTFYGGIYRDVWLKVENPVHFAFAKYATPAVYVSTPQVSAESAQVKVRGTVRNETGKTNRLLVRSEIFSPEGKRVEVLNKVFTVRRNSDRDFEMLSKPLDQPQLWSPDEPNLYTVKTTLQFYRSDDVLDRAESPLGFRWFRADPDLGFFLNGKPLKLHGLNRHQDYPGLGNALPNDLHKKDFELIKEMGANFVRLAHYPQAPEVYRECDRLGILVWSEIPVVNEITESKEFRENCLNMQREHIHQTYNHPSVVMYGYMNEVLIKLAYAKQLSDSVRNRMIENTVKLARQLDSLTRKEASGRLTVMALHQHLIYNESGIADIPQVIGWNLYMGWYGGKYADLGAFLDKQHAEHPKRCIMLSEYGPGSDARLHADHPEVWDYSEEYQFLSHASYRFQVDERPFVMGMAAWIFADFGSEGRADAIPHVNQKGLATYNRTPKDVYHYYQVMNDRLPRVAIAGTNYASRTNVADENGKSMHQVWMFTNSGQVTLYRNGEWINSQKPVDGIVKMDVPFVSGPNKLLAVTDMAEDSLIVNVRMIPHKLTAGEFHTIRVNVGSNCNFRDELTGENWVPDQPYQPGSFGYVGGDVYHSVSWKALSTQSNIKGTDDDPLYQTMREGLKSYRFDVAEGCYRVTLLFAEPNSNAGQPQLIYNLTNEKEQINADARSFGISINGEKQLSHFNMARDYGALRAVKKTFVVDTKKGLSAEFHPVQGKPVLSGIRIEKR
- a CDS encoding endonuclease/exonuclease/phosphatase family protein, translating into MKKLFFLILAFCFIQATQAQNLKLMTYNLRLALASDGPNSWENRKNFMVDQLNFYAPDIFGTQEGLPGQIEYLNEELKGYQSIGQGREGGNKGEHTAVFYNANRFKVLVHHTFWLSDTPGKVSKGWDAAYLRICTYGLFYDKLTHGSFWGFNTHLDNKGELARKYGVALLLKKMDEINSANLPVIFMGDLNSLPGSGVIQEIDKNFN
- a CDS encoding endonuclease/exonuclease/phosphatase family protein, with amino-acid sequence MRKLLTYFLFLFLTIPVFGQETMNIITYNIRYNNPDDGVNAWPNRKADVIALFKFHKADVFCVQEALHDQIVDLKKGMQTFDYVGVGRDDGKEAGEYSAIFYDTRRYRLQEQGHFWLSETPDKPGLGWDAACVRICSWAKLRDQENNQSFFVFTTHFDHVGGKAREESAKLIYKKVQELGGGRLPVFLTGDFNLAPEANAIGLIRSQWKDSRLATLSPPYGPVGTFEGFDFNSPLKDRIDYIFVTDKVRVLRYGVLSDSKEQRYPSDHLPVLVEAKFID